Within Oncorhynchus keta strain PuntledgeMale-10-30-2019 chromosome 3, Oket_V2, whole genome shotgun sequence, the genomic segment GCCATTAGTGGATTTCCTTGGGGAGAAAGCCCTCTGTGTGATGGTATCAGTACCCCATGCTAGGAGAAGTGGAATAGTGGATGGCCCAAAGGTATCAGGTGGTCACACCGTCCGAGAAAGAGGCAGAGGGGATCGCTATCTCGTCTgataagaaagaaagagagagagagagagagagagagagagactaccccAAAGCataggaacacagacagacatagacaaaGCACACgcacagactgaccacacacacacacacacaacacgacACACACAGGTATTAATACTGGGGGAGACAGAGACCGTTTTCCACCCACCTTCCCTGACCCACTGATAGAAAGGCAGAAAAGGGAGAACAGGAAAGGAGTGACACGAGTGGGAAAGAGGGGTTCTGATAGAGAGAAAAAGGCATGGACAGGGAGGCAAAAAATGAAAAAgaagagaacgacagagagagagagaagggggtggcgGCGATGGTAGCTTGTTACCAAGGCTTTGATCCAGCAGCctatctacagtataactacatgCCACCGCGGGCGGACTTTGACCGGCAAGACAGCATCGTACCCTGGAAACTAGGATGTCTGCACAGAGCTTTTAACGAgggtgagtgagagtgtgtgtgtctaacgGGATCAGTGTGCTGATAACAGCTTTTTATTTgagtttatttcacctttatttaaccaggtgtccaggttgagaacaagttctcatttgcaaatgcgacctggccaagataaagcaaagcagttcgacacatacaacaacacacagagttacacacggagtaAAGAAACATacggtcaataatacagtagaaaaagtttatatacagcgtgtgcaaatgaggtaggataagggaggtaaaggcaataaataggccgtggaggcgaagtaattacaatctagcaattaaacactggaatggtagatatgcagaagatgaacgtgcaagtagagataatggggtgcaaaagagcaagataaataaataaatacagtatggggatgaggtagttggatgggctatttacagatgggctatgtacaggtgaagtgatctgtgagctgctctgacagctggtgcttaaagctagtgagggagatatgagtctccagcttcagtgatttttgcagttctttccagtcattggcagcagagaactggaaggaaaggcggccaaagtaagaattggctttgggggtgaccagtgagatatacctgctatacgtagcgcgtgctacgggtgggtgctgctatggtgaccagtgagctgagataaggcggggctttgcctagcagagacttgtagatgacctggagccaatgggtaAGCTTAGCTTACTCTACTGTCTGACTGCCCCATACTGGGCTCGAATCAGTGATCCTCTTCTTCACAAACACACTTGACCGCCCACTTGTCAACGTTCCAAAGGCTTGAGCCACAGAAAAATAATCTATCTCGATAGCTCGATCCGCGACATTTCAAGCTTGATGTGGTACGTTCTTAactccgttacactcaccccttCTTAACTCGCCACACAGTGAGCTACTCCAGCCGTTGAGTTGAGCCCAACTGCCAAGCCATGCCACGGTACCACTGTCTGTACCAGGGGTCAGTCAGCATGTTGCTAACAGCTTCCTACATGTTCCAACTGCCCCATACTGGGCTCAAACCAGTGAGCCTCTGCTTCACAAACACACGTGACCGCTCTCCTTGACAACGTTGCAACGGTTTGAGCTGTTGGAAAAAATATCTAATTCGATAGCTCCTCGACATTTTAAGCTTATACGTGCTTGTTTGTGTCATTGTGTTTGTGGAAGAAAACTGTTTTATTCCATTTGGTGCCGATACAATTTGAGGTGTTAAACTcaactcgtgtgtgtgtgtgtgtgtgtgtgtgtgtgtgtgtgtgtgtgtgtgtgtgtgtgtgtgtgtgtgcgtgtgcttgcgTTTGTGtgcatcagtctgtctgtctatgagcGACTGTATGAATAAATTTTTTCAGGGTGGGTGTGATATTTGAAATATGTacaatatctgtgtttttgtgtatgtgaTTTGTAAATGGGAAGGGTGAGTATGTTTAATGTTGTATcacttctctctctactcctctgtcTGTCGACTCCTTcggtcatctccctctctctcccaccattacttccctgtcctctccctctctctcccacccttactctctctattttctcccctactctcctctccctctctctcccaccctcttatctctaccctcctctaccccccttccctgcctctccctccctttctatctccccctcctctaccttcctttctccccctccttctctctacccccccccaccccccttcccCCATTCCTCAATCTcttttcctcttccccctcacTTCCCCGCCCTCTCTGTCAGGTGACGTGGGAGGTGACGTGTTGGTGGACGTGGGTTCAGGGCCCACTCTATACCAGGTGTTGAGCGGCTGTGAGGTGTTCGACACTGTGTTTCTCACAGACTTCCTGGAGGTGAACAGGCAGGAGCTGAGGCGTTGGCTGCAGGGTGAGGGCTACAGCAGCCTGGACTGGACCCCCTACCTGCAGCATGTCTGCAAGCTGGAGGGCCGACGGTGGGTGCTGATGTTAGTGTTAGACCAGGGTCGTACTCATTAGTGCGTACCGtcgcaaaacgttttgcaacggaaaacaaAGGCAAGCGTTTCATATTGGACAAGTTAAACAGGTTGAACAGGTTgtcccttcctgtttcagtcacttttcttccatttggtgcctaatgaatatgaTTTGAGGAGTTAAACTCAACTCCTTGAGGGGCGCATCCACAGAGTCTGCTGCTTTTCACTCTTGCCTATAAACTCTCTAACAGATTTAGACCTGGGGAACCAGGTGCGGGGACTGACTTCCTAGCATATATTGATTAGTCAAGTAAGTGCTGGCTTTTGAGGACAGACATTAAATAATGTATGTTTATTGTTTTTAattgtttgtattgtttgttgTTTTATTGTCCTGATCAGCCCTTCAGCGTGGACCGAGAAAGCCGCGCGCCTGCGTTCTGTTGTCTCCGACATTCTCCCCATCGACGTGCATCTCCCCCGCCCCCTGCACCCTGACTCCCAGCTCCCCACTGCCGGCGCCGACTGCCTGGTGTCCTGCTTCTGCCTGGAAAGCGTCAGTCCTGACCTGGCCTCCTTCACCCGGGCCCTGGGCCACATCAGGGGCCTTCTCCGGCCCGGGGGCCACCTGCTCCTCATCGGGGCCCTGGGTGAGAGCTACTACATGGGGGGGCCCGGTGTGCGCATCCCTGTGGTGCACCTGGATGAGGCCCAGGTTTGTGCCAGCGTGAGGGCCAGTGGGTACACGTTGGTGAGGCTGGAGGTGTACACGCTGCCCCAGGGCATGATGGTGGGGGTGGACGACGTGACGGGCGTGTTCTTTGTGAAGGCCAGGAAGCCATAGAGGAGAAgaatgaggaaaggagaggaggaaaggagaggaggaggaaggtgggtgaaggtgggaggggagggagagtagtggaagtaggaggaggaggaggatgtgcgAGGTTGGAAGAGACTAGGATGAGTAGAAGTCTAAAACAGATGAGGTCAGAAAGTAAACAATAGATGATGAGGAAGATACGGAGTtcaaaaagagaggaagaggtagaagaTGTTGGAATATTGAGCAGGCAAACTGTATTtaaaaagaggagaaggagagaggggaaagattgGAACAGAACAGTGAGGAAGTAAACAATAATATGAGATTAAAAACACATAAAGAAAATAGTATTTTTAATGCGAGAAGTGAAAgggagaaagagtaggagaggatGATTGCTAACAATTTCCACAATAGAAATCCAAATAACATTTATGGCCCTTCACTGACATTTGACTTAAAGAATAAAAGGTCTACTTCTGCCCCCTACTGTTGAAATGAACTCACTGACGCGTCATGATCTTAGTCTTGATCCCACTGGTTGCATTTACATAGGCAGTCAAAGGCAATTACTTCATAGAGCCTGAATTTGACTAGCTTGGTGGAAGACCCAAGTATGTTTTCATACTTGAACTTCGACCCGAGAAGTCATGTAAATCTAACAGTGAAGTTATTTTCTATCAGGATTATGATTAGCGTTTTAGGGGTAGTCAGCGATTGGCCATGTTGTTAGCTTTTAAAGAAAATGTGTTAGTTTGTCACAGAAAAGACTAAATAGGCTTTTAGTCTCAATTgagttagtttaaaaaaaaaatgtacatcaAAGTTCCATGCTCTCAAAACCATTAACCAATCCTTTTGTatgtttaaaatatattttttattgttgTCTCTTATTGTGTTATGTGTTATTTTCTCTGGCTACTTTTGGCTTGTGGCTTCACTGACTTTGCCTGAAGTGAAATAAAAACATTGAACTGTTACCTGTTTCTGACTGTCCCATTTCATTCCAGTCTGTTCTCAACTACTACAAAGAACTTGTATATTCCACTTAATTTATACTCCAGAGCAGTGGTTCCAAAACTGTGGGTTCGGGGCCACACGTGGGTAGCAGCAGAGGTCCAGGTAGATACAGGGGATGAAATGTGTTGTGGATTGTAACAAAAAATGTGCTCAAAACACTCAAATCTACATTCAGTTGGATGTTTTGAATAAGAGGGTTCATtatttgtatgatttttttggTCTTAGTTTGTGTTTTCAACGCTCAACTCTTTACGGTGGGTCACGACTACATAGAGACCTAAATTGGTTGAGTCACGAAGCAAAACAGTTTAGGAAACCCTGCACTAGAGAGCGCTATATGTTGGGTCATGGGTCACTGGTCACAAGTGACAAGGAAGTGAAAATGCACAGGTATGGAGAGCATAAGTAATTAAAGGAATACTACACAATAACATTGAATTTCCTTTACCTTCCGGGAACAACACTGACTGAAACATTTAGAAAGAGTTGTTGGGATCCCTTATTTTATTGGAGAACTACAGGTGTTTCTGTAGATTTGAAGAACTGCTGAATACTGTTGGCTGAGACGTTTCTGGATACAATACTGCCTCCTAGTAGTACTGCCTCTTATTGGAGCTGTCGCCGATTCCAAGACAGAGGTCATCTTTTGAACAACAGGTGGTCTAGCGGTCGGTCTGACATTGGTCGATAGCAGTCACCGCCGATGCCCACAGCACATCTATGTCTGTTTTGGCGTGCTCTCGAATCCCAGCCCCACCGCTCATCCGCTCTGTCCAGCtcctcctgcctgtctgtctgtcctgtctgtctgctcaatCAAAAAGAGTGGTAATTTCCAGACAGACCCAGGTCCCTTGGTGCATCACACCACGGATCGCTTCACGTAGCCAGTCAGTACAGTGCCTTTGAGCCGGTGCTTGGTGGAGTCATAGACCCCCCGTCTAGAGCTCTTGGAGGAGAGCTTGGCACAGATCTCACTGTGTTTCTCCAGGCGACTAGGATCAAAGCGCCGGCCGCAGTGCTCACACTGCTTCAGCTTGGAGTTGGCTGCACTCATCCCAAGTCTAAGTTTTGTGTCCACCTGAATGAAGGAATTCATTTGTTTATATATGTGGCAAATTGAAAACAGGCTACATTGAGTTGTTTCAGCCATTGTGAATACAACACTACTCACATGAAAATTCTCAAGGAcaaaaaacacaaagccaaaagGCATTTCCGTTGTGGTACTCCTCGTTATCAGATGGACACATGATTGCACAGCTCATGCCAGATGGTATATTGGGCACTCTAAAGGTACTATGCATACAATTAAATTGGAAACATacatacaatatacagtatgtaatacAAATAAGCCTAAAACATGATCACAACACTGAACTAGATCAGCAGTGCACTAATTTACCTCTCTGTCCTTCATTgtctcatcctcctctttcacACTCTTCTCGACTTGGACCCTGTCCTTGCTCACGTTTCTTCTGGCTGCTGTCTGCTTCGGCTTACTTGCTATGCTGCCCTCTTCCCCTCCGTTTTCCAtcacctctttcttcctctctttctcctcttcgtTATCTCTTATCATCTCCCATAGGTCAGAATCCACCTTCATCAGGCAGTTCTCCTGGATGAACTTCTTCACCTTGACGTTGAACTGCTCCTTTGCTTCCCTCTCCTCCAAAGCCTGAGCATCCATGTTGGCCCCACCTTTGATCAGGTTTAATTCCTGGGTGACACAGATATTCCATCACCTGCTCAGCCTCCAAGTTGAAGACAACCCATACCATCTTATCAGGGCATGGCGATAGATCCTGTACAGTTAGGGTCTGATCTTGAACTGGACGTGTTTCTTCAGAACCTGCCTTCTGAACTTTGAAGCAGGACGAGGGCTTACCTCTGGTCTCACAGTCCGTAATGACTCCTTCTTGGCATCATTGTTTGACACAGTGACTCTGGCTCTAATGGAAGGCAGTTGCATCTTGTCGACCATATTGGCTCCATGGACTGCCTTCAATGGCTTGGCGCTATGGAGGTAGATGTCTTTCACCACGCAGGTTTGATCCCTCTTGGTCAGGGTGGGTTGCAGTGGCTTCCGGATGGGAGGAACAGTAGCCTTCCCTGACTGCTGAGATGTTGGAGCTACATGCAGTCCTTGACTCTTCCCATTGCAGATGGACCTCTTCTGCAGTACTGGGATTCTGGAGGGAGGATGGGGCCTATTTTCCCCAGTCTCAACCTTTTCCACAGGCTCCAAACTGGATGGGCCATATCATAAAGTAGCTTCATAATCAACACCTTATCATACTGACTCAATGTGACCATGTCAGCAGAATTAACTGATGGCTGTGTTCTCTATGGGATATTGTTCTGACTGTAAACTTTTTTTTAACTAGGTAGCGCTCTGTTATACTAGAATGATTTGTAGCAACACTGTCGGTAATAACTTCACAATATTAGTTGACTTGAGTAAACCGAAGAAAATTCACATTTTAGAGTCATGCAGTCAGTGACTCACACCATCTCCAACTTCAAAGCCAACCATTTAAAACCTAGCTAACTTAGTATCACGTTACTCTATATGTTTCATACATGTATTGTAGTCGTATTTAAACAACTTTATTTAATATAACAAGACATAATAAGAGCGATTATTTTATTATAGCTATGATATAGGCCTAATACAAATATTCAACATATTCAATACAAAaacttttttacatttacatttacatttaagtcatttagcagacgctcttatccagagcgacttacaaattggtgcattcaccttatgacatccagtggaacagccactttacaatagtgcatctaaatcttttaaggggggtgagaaggattactttatcctatcctaggtattccttaaagaggtggggtttcaggtgtctccggaaggtggtgattgactccgctgtcctggcgtcgtgagggagtgtgtcccACCATTGGgaagccagagcagcgaacagttttgactgggctgagcgggaactgtacttcctcagtggtagggaggcgagcaggccagaggtggatgaacgcagtgcccttgtttgggtgtagggcctgatcagagcctggaggtactgaggtgccgttcccctcacagctccgtaagcaagcaccatggtcttgtagcggatgcgagcttcaactggaagccagtggagagagcggaggagcggggtgacgtgagagaacttgggaaggttgaacaccagacgggctgcggcgttctggatgagttgtaggggtttaatggcacaggcagggagcccagccaacagcgagttgcagtaatccagacgggagatgacaagtaccttccggagacacctgaaaccccacctcttcaaggaatacctaggatagggtaagtaagggtaagtaatccttctcacccccttctcacccccccccaacaagatttagatgcaagtggctgttccactggttgtcataaggtgtatgcacaagttgtaagtcgctctggataagagcgtctgctaaatgacttaaatgtaaatgtaaatgtaatggattagacctgcgccgcttcctgtgtgaggcagggtcgtactctgcggatgttgtagagcatgaacctacaggaacgggccaccgccttgatgttagttgagaacgacagggtgttgtccaggatcacgccaaggttcttagcgctctgggaggaggacacaatggagttgtcaaccgtgatggcgagatcatggaacgggcagtccttcccgggaggaagagcagctccgtcttgccgaggttcagttTGAGGTGGTGATcggtcatccacactgatatgtctgccagacatgcagagatgcgattcaccacctggtcatcagaaggaggaaaggagaagattaattgtgtgtcgtctgcatagcaatgataggagagaccatgtgaggttatgacagagccaagtgacttggtgtatagcgagaataggagagggcctagaacagagccctgggggacaccagtggtgagagcgcgtggagaggagacagattctcgccacgccacctggtaggagcgacctgtcaggtaggacgcaatccaagcgtgggccgcgccggagatgcccaactcggagagggtggagaggaggatctgatggttcacagtatcgaaggcagccgataggtctagaaggatgagagcagaggagagagagttagctttagcagtgcggagcgcctccgtgatacagagaagagcagtctcagttgaatgactagtcttgaaacctgactgatttggatcaagaaggtcattctgagagagatagcgggagagctggccaaggacggcacgttcaagagttttggagagaaaagaaagaagggatactggtctgtagttgttgacatcggagggatcgagtgtaggttttttcagaaggggtgcaactctcgctctcttgaagacggaagggacgtagccagcggtcagggatgagttgatgagccaggtgaggtaagggagaaggtctccggaaatagtctggagaagagaggaggggatagggtcgagcgggcaggagagagaggggagaaagaggtcagagcaccgggtttTTAAAGCTTAAACATGAAAACATAGTGTTCTAAAAACGTGCTTAAACAACTGTATATTGACTGATAGGCCTACATTCGGATTAATATTATTTTAGGATAAGAAAGGGGCATGAAACGTTTGTGATTTTTTGTTGCTCTAAAGACCCCCTCCCCCTTATAAACGCCACACCTCGTTGTAGGCTATGACTTTCCGGACAGAGGAAAACAGTGCTTTTGAGTTTACTCTATTTGGAGTTGTGTCAGATCGCAGACTGAGCGAAGGCGGAAGGGAGGGGGGGTATTTAAACTAGTCACAAAGAAATGTCTTGCCAAACGTCTGCGCCGTGCGTCCTGACAAAGTACCCACGCCAAGATGGGTAGGCCTACTCACATAACGCAAAGGATTACACTTTGGATAGGTTATTTCGTTTTATTTGCAGTTACTGATGTTTTGGGTAAGTTTGAACTATATGATGCAAATGTGCTACTTCTAGCGGTCTGCTGTTGCTGCATCTTGAACATCGGTGAAATAATTAATCATTGTTGAGAGAGGGCGCAAAACGCAGTTCAGACAGGGAAATAGACTACAGCTAGAAATACACGTTAGACACTGTATTTTATTTAATGGTCGCATGAAATGGTAATATCGCTATAAATAAGGACATTTAATAGATGCAGTATCATCAGTTTGGCTTTTATTATAGAAAATCATTGTAGTTTTTATTCAACTAAATTAATCATAACTGGATAAATGGATAAAAAATGTCAACTCCAAACTCGTTTGGTTGTAACTTCTCTAAATCTGTCCACATCGCTCCCCGTGCTCTCCCCAGACTGTTTGAGACTGGCCTCCAGTTTCCATCTTTCCCCTTATGACTCCTTACCACCTGATGAGATGACAAAGGGGAATTATAGGCTTAGCATTCTGCTAGTAAGAGGACCatgttaattgtgtgtgtgtgtgtgtgtgtgtgtgtgtacatgcgagCACGTGTGCAGGTGTGTCCCATTACTTGAGGTTCAATAAGCATGTCAAAAGTGATTCGTTTGATTGACAAGAATAATCACTATTTATTAAAAAGGTGACTTAAGTCataaacacacatgtacacaccaaATTACTGTAGGCTATCTACACCCTTACAAAAAAAGTCTTACAGGAACCCTGCATGAAGAATCCTACTGGATTCCTGCAGGATATTTATTCTGCAGGATTCCTGTAGGATTTTTGGGACCAGTTTCCTGTAGAAATCATGCAGGAAGTCCTTCAAGTAAATAATCCTGCAAGAATCCTGCAGATAGTCATTTTCCTGAAGGACAACCCGCAGGAATTGTCCTACAGCAAAATGGCCCCAAAATCGTTTTGATAACCTGTGGATAAGATTCCTGAAGGTAATTCTAAAATATTTTCAGGCCCTTTTCCTGTAGGACAGACAACCTGTGGGATCTCTTCCTCGTCCTTTAAAAATAATGGACATAAAGCATAAGATATCTGATTGCATAGGAATGTTATTATTCAATGCAGCAACAACGGGTGTGTTTGATTGTCCATTTCACCAGCACTGCATTGAACATGATTCCTAGGAGAAAGAAAATGAGATTCTGAATAAATATGGCAGAAGCACAGCTTATGTGTATTGGTGTAAAGGGAAACAAATGTCTGCAATGGTAAACTTGGTGATAGTTGGTTTTAATATGGCTGGTACCAACAACATCCGTGAGTACTGCTATGCGTGTGTGTTAGGCTCCATTTGAAAGGGAGAAATGAGAGGCTGAAACTATGTGTGGTGGTACCTTTGCCTGCAGGACTGTCGGGTGCTgctttctgtgtgtggtagtcagtCTCACTTGTTTATAGGCTCTGTCTTaactggggaggggaggagagagatgagagcgagagagttcCGAATATAACtgcagaactgtgtgtgtgtgtgtgtgtgtgtgtgtgtgtgtgtgtgtgtgtgtgtgtgtgtgtgtgtgtgtgtgtgtgtgtgtgtgtgtgtgtgtgtgtgtgtgtgtgtgtgtgtgtgtgtgtgtgtgtgtgtgtgtgtgtgtgtgtgtgtgtgtgtgttacatgaaAAACAGCAacaaaaatagtacaaattatatactgtagtagtaaaggAAACCGTATCACCTTTAAATAGAAGACTACTGGACTAATGGAGCTGCAATTGAGACAAATAATCAGAAACAGAAACATTATTTTATTATAGCTATTATAGCTATGATATAGGCCTAATACAAATATTCAACATACTCAATACAAAAACTATTTTAAAAGCTTAAACATGAAAACATAGTCTtctaaaatgtgttaaacaacTGTACATTGACTGGTAGAACTACATTCGGAAGAATATTATTTAAGGATAAGAAAAGGGCataaaatgcttgtgcttttttGTTGCTCTAAAGCCCTTATAAACGCCACACCTCGTTATACAGTAGGCTATGACTTTCCGGACAGAGGAAAACAGAGTTTACTCTATTTGGAGTTGTGTCAGATCGCAGACTGAGCGAAGGCGGAAGGGAGGGGGGTATTTAAACTAGTCACAAAGAAATGTCTTGCCAAACGTCTGCGCCGTGCGTCCTGACAAAGTACCCACGCCAAGATGGGTAGGCCTATTCACATAACGCAAAGGATTCAACTTTGGATAGGTTATTTCGTTTTATTTGCAGTTACTGATGTTTTGGGTAAGTTTGAACTATATTATGTAAATGTGCTACTTCTGCTGCAACTTGAACATCGGTGAAATAATTAATCATTGTTGAGAGAGGGCGCAAAACGCAGTTCAGACAGGGAAATAGACTACAGCTAGAAATACACGTTAGACACTAGTTTCTTTAATGGTCGCATGAAATGGTAATATCGCTACAAATAAGGACATTTAATACATGCAGTAATATCATTTAGGTTTTTATTATAGaaaattattatatttttaaTTAAACTAAATTCAACATAACTGGATAAATGGATAACAAATGTTAACTCCAAACTCGTTTTGTTGTAATCTGTCAAAATCTGTCCACATCGCTCCCCGTGTTCTCCCCAGACTGTTTGAGACTGGCCTCTAGTTTCCATCTTTCCCCTTATGACTCCTTATCACCCGATGAGATGACAAAGGGGAATTATAGGCTTAGCATTCTGCTAGTAAGAGGACCatgttaattgtgtgtgtgtgtgtgtgtgtgtgtgtgtgtgtgtgtgtgtgtgtgtgtgtgtgtgtgtgtgtgtgtgtacacatgcgAGACTGTGTGCAGGTGTGTCCCATTACTTGAGGTTCAATAAGCATGCCAAAGTTATTCGATTGATCGCCAAGAATAACCACTATTTATTAAAAAGGTCATACACACACCAAATTACTGTAGGTTATCTACACCCTAACAAAGAAGTCTTACAGGAATCCTGCATGTAAAATCCTACAGGAATCCTGCAGGATTCCTGTACGATTTTCGGGGCCAGTTTCCTGTAGGACAATTCCTGCATGAATG encodes:
- the LOC118369033 gene encoding phenylethanolamine N-methyltransferase, which translates into the protein MDREAKNEKEENDREREKGVAAMVACYQGFDPAAYLQYNYMPPRADFDRQDSIVPWKLGCLHRAFNEGDVGGDVLVDVGSGPTLYQVLSGCEVFDTVFLTDFLEVNRQELRRWLQGEGYSSLDWTPYLQHVCKLEGRRPSAWTEKAARLRSVVSDILPIDVHLPRPLHPDSQLPTAGADCLVSCFCLESVSPDLASFTRALGHIRGLLRPGGHLLLIGALGESYYMGGPGVRIPVVHLDEAQVCASVRASGYTLVRLEVYTLPQGMMVGVDDVTGVFFVKARKP